One window of the Natrinema sp. HArc-T2 genome contains the following:
- a CDS encoding TrkA C-terminal domain-containing protein yields MIAPVPAQTIPTETLLTAILRIGGFAILSAGTTAMVAATYRWYSAERIPDGVAVLVGVTIVALWLNTQTALQQAIIGNTGLTEPGTAVYTVAVFVASAIAADGGRRLGDHVARDVFLTATPRTITDVTQLVRSAGRVVTVDLPDEIADIDGYDPVDESVKDELAGETLLFPRRLSVAQLRERLVARLERDFGVGHVDVELAGDGTVDYLAVGSRPAGIGPTLAPGTVAVALEADPAADASPGDAVRIWTRSEGGPVRRIAGGELRAAVDDVATVAVDAADARDLESDRAYRLTTLPGSPDAERQLVSLLRAADETVTAIPVTSGDPLIGHSVGALPLLVVALERAGDDAETALPLPTDDVRLAAGDVAYVLGRPDALRRVTDRTLVDSAAGDTAEQDRATTRAGGANAVSERDSVPDQSEER; encoded by the coding sequence GTGATCGCTCCCGTTCCTGCACAGACGATTCCGACGGAGACGCTGCTGACGGCGATCCTCCGGATCGGCGGATTTGCCATTCTGTCGGCTGGGACGACGGCCATGGTGGCGGCGACCTACCGGTGGTACAGCGCGGAGAGGATCCCCGACGGCGTCGCCGTCCTCGTCGGCGTCACGATCGTTGCGCTCTGGCTCAACACCCAGACCGCACTGCAACAGGCGATCATCGGGAACACCGGCTTGACCGAACCCGGCACTGCCGTCTACACCGTCGCGGTGTTCGTCGCCAGCGCAATCGCTGCCGACGGCGGTCGCCGTCTCGGTGACCACGTCGCCCGAGACGTGTTCCTGACGGCCACGCCACGGACGATCACCGACGTCACGCAACTCGTTCGGTCGGCGGGTCGCGTCGTCACCGTCGACCTCCCCGACGAGATCGCGGACATCGACGGCTACGACCCCGTCGACGAGTCGGTCAAAGACGAGCTCGCCGGCGAGACCTTGCTCTTCCCGCGTCGGCTCTCCGTCGCCCAGCTTCGTGAGCGACTGGTCGCCCGCCTCGAGCGCGATTTCGGCGTCGGGCACGTCGACGTCGAACTGGCTGGCGACGGAACGGTCGACTACCTCGCGGTCGGGAGCCGACCGGCGGGGATCGGTCCGACGCTCGCGCCCGGAACGGTCGCCGTCGCACTCGAGGCAGATCCCGCAGCCGACGCCAGTCCCGGCGATGCAGTTCGGATCTGGACCCGCAGTGAGGGTGGCCCCGTCCGACGGATCGCCGGCGGCGAACTGCGGGCCGCCGTCGACGACGTCGCGACGGTCGCCGTCGACGCCGCCGACGCCCGCGACCTCGAGTCAGACAGGGCGTATCGCCTCACGACGCTGCCGGGGAGCCCTGATGCCGAACGGCAACTCGTGTCCCTGCTCCGGGCAGCCGACGAGACGGTGACGGCGATCCCCGTCACGTCAGGCGATCCGTTGATCGGCCACTCAGTCGGCGCGTTGCCGCTTCTCGTGGTCGCCCTCGAGCGCGCTGGCGACGACGCCGAGACAGCCCTGCCGCTGCCGACCGACGACGTTCGACTCGCAGCCGGTGACGTCGCCTACGTGCTCGGCCGACCCGACGCGCTCCGGCGGGTGACCGACCGAACGCTGGTCGACTCAGCAGCCGGCGACACAGCCGAGCAGGACCGTGCCACGACCCGTGCTGGCGGGGCGAATGCAGTCAGCGAGCGCGATTCGGTGCCCGACCAGTCGGAGGAGCGGTAG